The window CCGGTGTTTTGTCATCCCAGTGCGAGGTGCTCTTTCAAACGCTCCGAAAGCTCCAGCATCAGATCATCCGGCAGGTAACTCAGCCTGCGAATGACCCTGGAAGAATCCACCGCACGAATCAAAGATACCTGGGCTTTGCTGTCCTTGTTCAGCCCACTGCGGTTCACGGGCAAGAACAGGTCATGGGGGTAAACCTGGGTGATGTTGCTGGTAATGGGCACCACAGTGATCACATGGGCATGGGCATTGGCCACATTGTTGGTGACCACCACTGCTGGATGGGTGTAATTGGCTTCGTGCTCACGGGCAGGGGCAAAATTGACCAGCAGGATGTCTCCTCTGCGAATCAACATCACCAGTCTATCCCGTCAGACGTTTCCAGGCCATCATTCAGGGTGCCTTCCAACATCAGCAAAAGATTCTTACTGTGTTCTTCAGCTTCCAGGCGATACCCTTCAGCCAGTTCCTTTTCTCTGAGGGCTTTCAGGGCTTCAAACAACACTTCACTGCG of the Deinococcus misasensis DSM 22328 genome contains:
- a CDS encoding ribbon-helix-helix domain-containing protein; the encoded protein is MQQKQNAIKFSVSLPRPMMDYLEQYQHTHELPSRSEVLFEALKALREKELAEGYRLEAEEHSKNLLLMLEGTLNDGLETSDGIDW
- a CDS encoding type II toxin-antitoxin system PemK/MazF family toxin; the protein is MLIRRGDILLVNFAPAREHEANYTHPAVVVTNNVANAHAHVITVVPITSNITQVYPHDLFLPVNRSGLNKDSKAQVSLIRAVDSSRVIRRLSYLPDDLMLELSERLKEHLALG